The following coding sequences are from one Triticum dicoccoides isolate Atlit2015 ecotype Zavitan chromosome 4A, WEW_v2.0, whole genome shotgun sequence window:
- the LOC119289046 gene encoding uncharacterized protein LOC119289046: MCDKTQWPESNHGFFMHPPLLKAVAGRPQTERHKGCGEKKRKSGQHLCPICKEYGHHWHKCKKGNKDDIAAFMAVREPPKKRRKTTKTSESSIVPRGDDAPTAAMYFPPSQNLETTTKRKGKHNQTLETTNKKNAKGGKRATRKMELAKKDQNNLMVPFDSPAMGTRSKRAYPTSPAMGTRSKRRLSL; encoded by the exons ATGTGTGACAAGACCCAGTGGCCTGAATCTAACCATGGATTCTTCATGCATCCACCCTTGTTAAAAGCTGTAGCTGGTCGGCCCCAAACTGAGAGGCATAAGGGTTGTGGTGAGAAAAAGAGGAAAAGTGGCCAGCACTTGTGCCCTATTTGCAAGGAATACGGGCACCATTGGCATAAGTGCAAGAAGGGTAACAAAGATGACATTGCTGCTTTCATGGCTGTGAG AGAACCACCAAAGAAGAGGAGGAAGACTACTAAAACATCCGAGTCATCCATTGTGCCAAGAGGTGATGACGCGCCGACAGCCGCTATGTATTTTCCACCAAG CCAAAACTTGGAAACTACAACCAAGAGGAAGGGAAAGCATAACCAAACATTGGAGactacaaacaagaaaaatgcaaaAGGGGGGAAAAG GGCCACAAGGAAGATGGAGCTTGCTAAAAAGGATCAAAACAATCTGATGGTTCCATTTGACAGCCCTGCAATGGGCACTAGAAGCAAAAGAGCTTACCCAACTAGCCCTGCAATGGGCACAAGAAGCAAAAGGCGGCTCAGCTTGTGA
- the LOC119283597 gene encoding uncharacterized protein LOC119283597: MDGGSSIDGDSAADDGHGAAANDGHGAAADVLADGAGGAEVRSIHGVGLASGCGGVEPASGQAGDSATAGSGLAGGSATAGSGQGAAVDGVSGEGTAGSFMAAASGQGGTQLPPATWACPDGMDPNSSYLLKIKLFGNPKKARKVIRCFCFEKVIDCDLTNYKDLVESIVEQYPPRYLEVAHVQYYDYALKNCPEVKSDQDLMIMFVKHSETKMLHMIIAYCDPSEPYEPITRWDEPNSNIEHEDDTYLRNPRPENEHVGVDEENMYEVDEPMPLDVVLYRNKEKDDEVEASEVEESEVEDDEVGESEVEDDEVEEDEECHEAEHTPHVEYDKLDPPMTKGFTYPSMKEFKLALSQHAIKHEFEYNTEYSTPHRFRGYCSRQDADNCPWRIHASTMEDKCTVMVKKNPCGHDCSSTRRKKKMKNATKFWICDKVKDWLIEDATLGAKALRKKIKEHHKVDIHYKRVYMGKKLALKELYGDWDSSFDNLYRFKAQVEISCLGSIVQIDHYTIKEKKSGLEGSSLL; this comes from the exons ATGGATGGCGGCAGTTCTATAGATGGAGACAGTGCCGCGGACGACGGCCATGGCGCGGCTGCGAACGATGGTCATGGCGCGGCTGCGGACGTGCTTGCCGATGGCGCCGGCGGGGCTGAGGTTAGGTCAATCCACGGCGTCGGGCTAGCCTCGGGCTGCGGTGGGGTTGAGCCAGCATCGGGCCAGGCCGGAGACTCGGCTACAGCTGGCTCGGGCCTGGCCGGTGGCTCGGCTACAGCTGGCTCGGGCCAGGGCGCGGCAGTGGATGGGGTCTCTGGCGAGGGCACGGCTGGGTCGTTCATGGCAGCAGCTTCAGGCCAGGGAGGTACTCAGTTGCCGCCAGCAACATGGGCGTGTCCAGATGG GATGGATCCAAATTCGAGTTATTTGCTCAAAATTAAATTGTTTGGCAATCCAAAGAAAGCTCGAAAGGTCATAAGATGTTTTTGTTTTGAGAAGGTTATCGATTGTGACTTGACAAATTATAAGGATTTGGTCGAGTCAATTGTAGAGCAGTACCCGCCGCGTTATTTGGAAGTTGCACATGTGCAATATTATGACTATGCTCTTAAAAACTGTCCAGAAGTAAAATCTGACCAAGATTTGATGATTATGTTTGTAAAACACTCGGAGACAAAGATGCTGCATATGATTATTGCATATTGTGATCCCTCGGAACCATATGAGCCTATCACCAGGTGGGATGAACCTAACAGCAATATAGAACATGAGGATGATACTTACCTTCGCAACCCAAGACCTGAGAATGAGCATGTTGGTGTTGATGAGGAGAATATGTATGAAGTGGACGAACCTATGCCCTTAGATGTGGTTCTTTATCGTAATAAAGAAAAGGATGATGAAGTAGAGGCGTCTGAAGTAGAGGAGTCTGAAGTAGAGGACGATGAAGTAGGGGAGTCTGAAGTAGAGGATGATGAAGTAGAGGAGGATGAGGAGTGCCATGAGGCAGAGCATACTCCACATGTAGAGTATGACAAATTAGACCCTCCAATGACAAAAGGCTTTACATATCCCAGCATGAAAGAGTTCAAGTTGGCACTTTCTCAGCATGCAATCAAACATGAATTTGAGTATAATACCGAGTATAGTACACCTCATCGGTTTAGGGGCTATTGTTCAAGACAAGATGCTGATAATTGTCCATGGAGGATACATGCTTCTACGATGGAGGATAAGTGTACTGTAATG GTGAAGAAAAACCCATGTGGTCATGATTGCTCTAGTACAAGAAGGAAAAAGAAGATGAAGAATGCAACCAAGTTTTGGATATGTGATAAGGTGAAGGATTGGCTGATTGAAGATGCTACTCTCGGAGCGAAGGCATTGCGCAAAAAGATTAAAGAACACCACAAGGTTGACATCCACTACAAGAGGGTATATATGGGTAAGAAGCTAGCTCTGAAAGAACTATATGGTGATTGGGATAGCAGCTTTGACAATTTGTATAGGTTTAAAGCGCAAGTTGAAATATCTTGCCTTGGTAGCATAGTGCAGATTGATCATTACactataaaagaaaaaaaatcaggtTTAGAAGGTTCTTCTTTGCTTTGA